The following proteins are encoded in a genomic region of Sphingopyxis sp. YF1:
- a CDS encoding CarD family transcriptional regulator, with the protein MSANTLLFEVGDYVVYPKHGVGRVIELQKSEIAGMQLELYVLRFEKEKMTLRVPTNKAEGVGMRKLSSDKTLKEALQVLTTKPKVKRTMWSRRAQEYEAKINSGDLVSIAEVTRDLFRADDQPEQSYSERQIFEAASSRLARELGAMEESDEKTAQAKILQILNEHAPKYYTEKAV; encoded by the coding sequence ATGTCCGCAAACACCCTCCTCTTCGAAGTCGGTGACTATGTCGTTTATCCCAAGCATGGCGTCGGGCGCGTCATCGAACTGCAGAAGTCGGAAATCGCCGGCATGCAGCTCGAACTTTACGTGCTGCGGTTCGAAAAGGAAAAGATGACGCTGCGCGTTCCCACGAACAAGGCCGAAGGCGTCGGCATGCGCAAGCTGTCGTCGGACAAGACGCTGAAGGAAGCGCTGCAGGTGCTGACCACCAAGCCCAAGGTCAAGCGCACCATGTGGTCGCGCCGCGCGCAGGAATATGAAGCGAAGATCAATTCGGGCGACCTCGTGTCGATCGCCGAAGTGACCCGCGACCTGTTCCGTGCCGACGACCAGCCCGAACAGAGCTATTCGGAGCGCCAGATCTTCGAAGCGGCGTCGAGCCGCCTCGCGCGCGAACTCGGCGCGATGGAAGAGAGCGACGAAAAGACCGCGCAGGCGAAGATCCTCCAGATCCTCAACGAGCATGCGCCGAAATATTACACCGAGAAGGCGGTCTGA
- a CDS encoding sodium-translocating pyrophosphatase: MDPVLIAIACGLVAVLYGFVTSRQVLGASAGNEKMQEIAGAIQEGAKAYLGRQYRTIAIVGVVVAVLVGVFLGPISASGFVIGAVLSGVAGFVGMNISVKANVRTAAAAQTGLQAGLTMAFRAGAITGMLVAGLALLAIAVFFWYLTGPGGYSVGGDDRTVVDALVALAFGASLISIFARLGGGIFTKAADVGADLVGKVEAGIPEDDPRNPAVIADNVGDNVGDCAGMAADLFETYVVTVGATMVLTALLLKGAGDALVPLMSLPLLIGGVCIITSIIGTYFVRLGSSNNVMGAMYKGFLVTAVLSIPAIWFSTQFALGDMATNIAGTDFNGEDLFFCSLLGLVITGLIIWITEYYTGTNYRPVRSIAKASETGHGTNVIQGLAISLESTALPTLVICVGIIVAYQTAGIIGIAFGATAMLALAGMVVALDAYGPVTDNAGGIAEMAGLDDSVREKTDLLDAVGNTTKAVTKGYAIGSAGLAALVLFGTYTADIAEYSAKLGIDAPLTFSLSSPYVIVGLLLGALLPYLFGAMGMTAVGKAAGDVVKDVRDQFATNKGIMDGTSRPDYARTVDLVTKAAIKEMVIPSLLPVLAPIVVYFVIRSVAGPAAALEALGALLLGVIVGGLFVAISMTSGGGAWDNAKKYIEDGNHGGKGSEAHKAAVTGDTVGDPYKDTAGPAVNPMIKITNIVAILLLAALAHGAA; the protein is encoded by the coding sequence ATGGATCCGGTTTTGATCGCGATAGCGTGCGGCCTCGTGGCCGTACTCTATGGCTTCGTTACCTCCCGGCAGGTGCTCGGCGCCTCGGCCGGTAACGAAAAGATGCAGGAAATCGCAGGCGCCATCCAGGAAGGCGCCAAGGCCTATCTGGGCCGCCAATATCGCACCATCGCCATCGTCGGCGTCGTCGTGGCCGTACTGGTCGGGGTCTTCCTCGGTCCGATCTCGGCGAGCGGCTTCGTGATCGGGGCGGTGCTGTCGGGCGTCGCGGGCTTCGTCGGCATGAACATTTCGGTCAAGGCCAATGTCCGCACCGCGGCGGCGGCGCAGACCGGACTGCAGGCCGGCCTGACCATGGCGTTTCGCGCCGGCGCGATCACCGGCATGCTGGTGGCGGGCCTCGCGCTGCTCGCGATCGCGGTCTTCTTCTGGTATCTGACCGGCCCCGGCGGCTACAGCGTCGGCGGTGACGACCGCACCGTCGTCGACGCGCTCGTCGCGCTCGCCTTCGGCGCCTCGCTGATCTCGATCTTCGCGCGTCTCGGCGGCGGTATCTTCACCAAGGCGGCCGACGTCGGCGCCGACCTCGTCGGCAAGGTCGAGGCGGGCATTCCCGAGGACGATCCGCGCAATCCCGCGGTGATCGCCGACAACGTCGGCGACAACGTCGGCGACTGTGCCGGCATGGCGGCCGACCTGTTCGAAACCTATGTCGTCACCGTCGGCGCCACGATGGTATTGACCGCGCTGCTGCTGAAGGGGGCGGGCGACGCGCTCGTCCCGCTGATGAGCCTGCCGCTGCTGATCGGCGGCGTGTGCATCATCACCTCGATCATCGGCACCTATTTCGTCCGCCTGGGTTCGTCGAACAATGTCATGGGCGCGATGTACAAGGGGTTCCTCGTCACCGCGGTCCTGTCGATCCCGGCGATCTGGTTCTCGACCCAGTTCGCGCTCGGAGACATGGCGACCAATATCGCGGGCACCGATTTCAACGGCGAGGACCTGTTCTTCTGCTCGCTGCTCGGGCTCGTCATCACCGGACTGATCATCTGGATCACCGAATATTATACCGGCACCAACTATCGGCCGGTACGTAGCATCGCCAAGGCATCGGAAACGGGCCACGGCACCAACGTGATCCAGGGCCTCGCCATCAGCCTTGAATCGACCGCGCTGCCGACGCTCGTCATTTGCGTCGGGATCATCGTCGCCTATCAGACCGCGGGCATCATCGGCATCGCCTTCGGCGCCACCGCGATGCTCGCGCTCGCGGGCATGGTCGTCGCGCTCGACGCCTATGGCCCCGTCACCGACAACGCCGGCGGCATCGCCGAAATGGCGGGCCTCGACGACAGCGTGCGCGAAAAGACCGACCTGCTCGACGCCGTCGGCAACACGACCAAGGCGGTGACCAAGGGCTATGCCATCGGTTCGGCGGGGCTCGCGGCGCTGGTGCTGTTCGGCACCTACACCGCCGACATCGCCGAATATTCGGCGAAGCTCGGCATCGACGCGCCGCTGACCTTCTCGCTCTCGTCGCCCTATGTCATCGTCGGGCTGCTGCTCGGCGCTTTGCTGCCCTATCTCTTCGGTGCGATGGGCATGACCGCGGTCGGCAAGGCGGCGGGCGATGTGGTCAAGGACGTCCGCGACCAGTTCGCGACCAACAAGGGCATCATGGACGGCACCAGCCGCCCCGACTATGCCCGCACCGTCGATCTGGTTACCAAGGCCGCGATCAAGGAAATGGTGATCCCGTCGCTGCTTCCGGTGCTCGCGCCGATCGTCGTCTATTTCGTGATCCGCAGCGTTGCGGGTCCGGCGGCGGCATTGGAAGCGCTCGGCGCACTGCTGCTCGGCGTGATCGTCGGCGGGCTGTTCGTCGCCATCTCGATGACCTCGGGCGGCGGCGCATGGGACAATGCTAAAAAGTACATCGAAGACGGCAACCACGGGGGCAAGGGCAGCGAGGCCCACAAGGCCGCGGTGACCGGCGACACCGTCGGCGATCCGTACAAGGACACCGCGGGTCCGGCGGTCAACCCGATGATCAAGATCACCAACATCGTGGCGATCCTGCTCCTCGCGGCGCTGGCGCACGGCGCGGCCTAG
- the nusB gene encoding transcription antitermination factor NusB: MNKRAQSRSAARLAAVQALYQHEMEGTPVATLVHEFHQHRIGATIEDAEYAGADVPFFDDIVKGALARLAEVDAAITARLASGWTMDRLDRTLKAILRAGTYELIARGDVPVGAVVSEYVDVAKAFFDAREAGFANGLLDAIGKDVRAKS; encoded by the coding sequence ATGAACAAACGCGCCCAATCCCGTTCCGCCGCCCGCCTTGCCGCCGTGCAGGCGCTCTACCAGCACGAGATGGAAGGGACTCCGGTCGCGACGCTGGTCCATGAATTCCACCAGCACCGGATCGGCGCGACGATCGAGGACGCCGAATATGCCGGCGCCGACGTCCCCTTCTTCGACGATATCGTCAAGGGCGCGCTCGCGCGGCTGGCCGAGGTCGACGCGGCGATCACCGCGCGGCTGGCGAGCGGGTGGACGATGGACCGGCTCGACCGCACGCTGAAGGCGATCCTGCGCGCCGGCACCTACGAACTGATCGCGCGCGGCGACGTGCCGGTGGGCGCAGTGGTCAGCGAATATGTCGATGTCGCCAAGGCCTTTTTCGACGCGCGCGAGGCGGGCTTCGCCAACGGTCTGCTCGACGCGATCGGCAAGGACGTGCGCGCGAAAAGCTGA
- the truA gene encoding tRNA pseudouridine(38-40) synthase TruA, giving the protein MTRFALTIEYDGRPYMGWQRQAHGPSVQQTIEEAIHRFTAETVSVFSAGRTDAGVHAIAMRAHVDIDKPLTPFKLTEALNAQLRPAPIAIIGCEIVPDDWHARFACTGRSYEYRIVNRRAPLTWDKGLSWQVARPLDTDAMHAAAQQLIGMHDFTTFRSAHCQAESPVKTLDRLSVSRHGEEIIIEAAARSFLHHQVRSMVGSLTLVGHGKWSARDLKAALDAADRQALGLNAPPDGLYFVRATYP; this is encoded by the coding sequence ATGACCAGATTTGCCCTCACCATCGAATATGACGGCCGCCCCTATATGGGCTGGCAGCGCCAGGCGCACGGCCCGAGCGTCCAGCAGACGATCGAGGAAGCCATTCACCGCTTCACGGCCGAAACGGTGTCGGTGTTCAGCGCCGGGCGCACCGACGCCGGGGTGCACGCAATCGCGATGCGCGCGCATGTCGATATCGACAAGCCGCTGACCCCGTTCAAGCTGACCGAAGCGCTCAACGCACAGCTCCGCCCCGCCCCGATTGCGATCATCGGGTGCGAAATCGTCCCCGACGACTGGCACGCGCGCTTCGCCTGCACCGGCCGTTCGTATGAATATCGCATCGTCAACCGCCGCGCGCCGCTGACCTGGGACAAGGGTCTGTCGTGGCAGGTCGCGCGCCCGCTCGATACCGACGCGATGCACGCCGCGGCGCAGCAGCTGATCGGGATGCACGATTTCACGACCTTTCGCTCGGCGCATTGCCAGGCCGAAAGCCCGGTGAAGACGCTCGACCGGCTGTCGGTCAGCCGCCACGGCGAGGAGATCATCATCGAGGCCGCGGCGCGCAGCTTCCTCCACCATCAGGTGCGTTCGATGGTCGGTTCACTGACGCTGGTGGGGCATGGAAAATGGTCAGCGCGCGACCTGAAGGCCGCGCTCGACGCCGCCGACCGGCAAGCGCTGGGGCTGAATGCGCCCCCCGACGGGCTCTATTTCGTGCGCGCGACTTATCCCTAA
- a CDS encoding SDR family NAD(P)-dependent oxidoreductase: MQGQCWWITGASSGIGAALARALAARGARLILSGRNVAALDAVARDCGAGTMILPFEATDYAAIPRLVEQAWDWGGRIDGLVNNAGISQRSLAIETDFAVYERIVAVDLLAPIALTQALLPRMVGAGGGQIVAISSVAGIAGVPLRSAYSAAKHGLIGYHDSVRAENAHLGLKVLVVAPGSVATNVSRNALNADGSVRGTSDDAIDNGLSPDFAASEILAAVDAGTRELVVAGGMETAIAALRRSDPDALFDQMNAMVRAGYAQQMKATSAK, encoded by the coding sequence ATGCAGGGTCAATGCTGGTGGATTACAGGGGCTTCGTCGGGCATCGGCGCGGCGCTGGCGCGCGCGCTCGCGGCGCGCGGCGCGCGGCTGATCCTGTCGGGCCGCAACGTCGCCGCGCTCGATGCGGTGGCCAGGGATTGCGGCGCGGGCACGATGATCCTGCCCTTCGAGGCGACCGACTATGCGGCGATTCCCCGCCTCGTCGAACAGGCGTGGGACTGGGGCGGACGCATCGACGGCCTCGTCAACAATGCCGGCATCTCGCAGCGCAGCCTCGCGATCGAGACCGACTTCGCGGTCTATGAACGGATCGTCGCGGTCGACCTGCTCGCGCCGATCGCGCTGACGCAGGCGCTGCTGCCGCGCATGGTCGGTGCCGGCGGCGGCCAGATCGTCGCCATCTCCAGCGTCGCGGGGATCGCGGGCGTACCGCTACGCAGCGCCTATTCGGCGGCGAAGCACGGGCTGATCGGCTACCACGACAGCGTCCGCGCCGAGAATGCGCACCTGGGGCTGAAGGTGCTGGTCGTCGCGCCGGGATCGGTCGCGACCAACGTCAGCCGCAACGCGCTCAACGCCGACGGCAGCGTTCGCGGGACGAGCGACGACGCGATCGACAACGGCCTGTCGCCCGATTTCGCAGCAAGCGAGATTCTCGCCGCGGTCGACGCGGGGACGCGCGAACTCGTCGTCGCCGGCGGCATGGAGACGGCGATCGCCGCCTTGCGCCGCAGCGACCCCGACGCGCTGTTCGATCAGATGAACGCGATGGTTCGCGCAGGCTATGCGCAGCAGATGAAAGCCACGAGCGCGAAGTGA
- the thiL gene encoding thiamine-phosphate kinase: MSEADFIARLRTIATDPAARGLADDAAVWEGLALTHDMIVEGIHFLPDDTPQDVAWKLVAVNLSDLAAKGAAPVGVLVGYSLGDPAWDEAFAQGLDLALRRFGVLLLGGDTVRVPDGAPRSFGLTAIGRAPEGGAPTRGGAKPGDQIWVTGTIGNAGLGLAMRLGQEEANETCLTAYRRPQPQLTFGQAVAPLVHAMMDVSDGLLIDAQRMAEASGCAFGIMIERVPLSAALLAVRPDVLDTRLAAVTAGDDYQLLFTADPGQAPRIRDIGSALNVAVTPIGHTGVGTGLVLTHNAQRLVLPARLGFTH; the protein is encoded by the coding sequence TTGAGCGAAGCCGATTTCATCGCCCGCCTGCGCACCATCGCGACCGATCCCGCGGCGCGCGGCCTCGCCGACGATGCCGCGGTGTGGGAGGGGTTGGCGCTCACCCACGACATGATCGTCGAGGGTATCCACTTCCTGCCCGACGACACGCCGCAGGACGTCGCGTGGAAACTGGTCGCGGTGAACCTGTCCGACCTCGCGGCAAAGGGCGCGGCGCCCGTCGGGGTGCTCGTCGGCTACAGCCTCGGCGATCCCGCGTGGGACGAGGCGTTTGCGCAGGGGCTCGACCTCGCGCTGCGGCGCTTCGGCGTGCTGCTGCTCGGCGGCGACACGGTGCGCGTACCCGACGGGGCGCCGCGCAGCTTCGGGCTCACCGCGATCGGCCGCGCGCCCGAGGGCGGTGCGCCGACGCGCGGCGGCGCGAAGCCCGGCGACCAGATCTGGGTCACCGGCACCATCGGCAACGCCGGACTGGGGCTCGCGATGCGGCTGGGGCAGGAGGAGGCGAACGAGACCTGCCTCACCGCCTATCGTCGCCCGCAGCCGCAGCTGACCTTCGGCCAGGCGGTGGCGCCGCTGGTGCATGCGATGATGGACGTGTCCGACGGGCTGCTGATCGACGCGCAGCGCATGGCCGAGGCCAGCGGGTGCGCGTTCGGCATCATGATCGAAAGGGTTCCGCTGTCGGCGGCGCTGCTCGCGGTGCGCCCCGATGTGCTCGACACGCGGCTCGCGGCGGTGACCGCGGGTGACGATTACCAGCTGCTGTTCACCGCCGATCCGGGGCAGGCGCCGCGCATCCGCGATATCGGATCGGCGCTGAACGTCGCGGTCACCCCGATCGGCCATACCGGGGTCGGCACGGGGCTCGTGCTGACCCACAATGCCCAGCGACTGGTGCTGCCGGCGCGCCTCGGTTTCACGCATTGA
- the hisD gene encoding histidinol dehydrogenase, with protein MRRLDASERGFAAEFAALVDDRRESAPDVSADVAAIIARVRAEGDAALADYTAKFDRFDLDASGWRISKEACAAAYAALVPELRDALNLAATRIRAYHAAQLPEDRDYRDGAGARLGARWSAVDAAGVYVPGGRAAYPSSVLMNILPAKVAGVGRIVMMTPTPGGEVNPVVMAAAHIGGVDEIWRVGGAQAVAALAYGTTKIAPVDVVTGPGNAWVAEAKRQVYGVVGIDMVAGPSEIVVVADAKNDPHVIAADLLSQAEHDPTSQSILFTDDGDFADAVAAAVAFVIPTLATAATMQASWADNGAVIVVPALADAIPLCDRLAPEHLELAVDADVADALFARVRHAGSVFLGRHTPEAIGDYVAGPNHVLPTGRRARFSSGLSVTDFMKRTSFLALDAASLGAIGPAAVALAGAEGLPAHALSVQNRLK; from the coding sequence ATGCGGCGGCTTGACGCCTCCGAGCGTGGCTTTGCCGCCGAATTTGCCGCGCTGGTCGACGACCGGCGCGAAAGCGCGCCCGACGTGTCGGCCGATGTCGCGGCGATCATCGCGCGCGTCCGCGCCGAGGGCGACGCCGCACTCGCCGACTATACCGCAAAGTTCGATCGCTTCGATCTCGACGCGAGCGGCTGGCGCATTTCGAAGGAGGCGTGCGCCGCCGCCTATGCGGCGCTGGTGCCCGAACTCCGCGACGCGCTGAACCTCGCCGCGACGCGCATCCGCGCCTATCACGCCGCGCAATTGCCCGAGGATCGCGATTATCGCGACGGCGCCGGGGCCCGCCTCGGCGCGCGCTGGAGCGCGGTCGACGCCGCGGGGGTCTATGTCCCCGGCGGGCGCGCCGCCTACCCCTCGTCGGTGCTGATGAACATCCTGCCTGCCAAGGTTGCGGGGGTGGGGCGCATCGTGATGATGACCCCGACCCCGGGCGGCGAGGTCAATCCGGTGGTGATGGCGGCCGCGCATATCGGCGGGGTCGACGAGATCTGGCGCGTCGGCGGCGCGCAGGCGGTTGCGGCGCTCGCCTATGGCACGACGAAGATCGCGCCGGTCGACGTCGTCACCGGTCCCGGCAACGCGTGGGTCGCCGAGGCGAAGCGACAGGTCTATGGCGTCGTCGGCATCGACATGGTCGCGGGACCGAGCGAGATCGTCGTCGTCGCCGACGCGAAGAACGATCCTCATGTCATCGCCGCCGACCTCCTGAGTCAGGCCGAGCACGACCCGACGAGCCAGTCGATCCTGTTCACCGACGACGGCGATTTCGCCGACGCGGTTGCGGCGGCGGTCGCCTTCGTCATCCCGACGCTCGCGACCGCGGCGACGATGCAGGCGAGCTGGGCCGACAATGGCGCGGTGATCGTGGTGCCGGCGCTGGCCGACGCGATCCCGCTGTGCGACCGGCTGGCACCCGAGCATCTCGAGCTTGCGGTCGACGCCGATGTCGCCGATGCGCTGTTCGCCAGGGTGCGCCACGCGGGATCGGTGTTTCTCGGCCGCCATACCCCCGAAGCGATCGGCGACTATGTCGCGGGGCCGAACCATGTCCTGCCCACCGGCCGCCGCGCGCGCTTTTCGAGCGGGCTGTCGGTCACCGATTTCATGAAGCGCACGAGCTTCCTCGCGCTCGACGCGGCGTCGCTCGGGGCGATCGGCCCCGCGGCGGTCGCGCTCGCGGGGGCCGAGGGGCTTCCCGCCCACGCGCTCAGCGTCCAGAACAGACTGAAGTAG